The DNA region AACCAAATTGTAATAAATTTTCTGCTGAGTGCAGAAAACGAGCGGCGGATTATACGCGGAGCCGGGTAAAGGATCAACCGGTTTATCGTCTGACAAACCGCATGAGTACAGGGGATGCGTCGAAGTTTTTGAATATCAAACACCCATTAACTTCGGTTTGCCAAGTGTGCCTGCACCGGGCGGCATCCAAGATTGGTAATAAGCCGCAACTGGTAATAAGCCGCAACTGGTAATAAGCCGCAACTGGTAATAAGCCGCAACTGGTAATAAGCCCAAAGTGTAATAAATCATTGCGACCGCTGACTACTGCTTCCGATGCGATACCTTATGCTCAGAGTGCAACCAAAGAAAACTTCGGTAAGAATGAACGTTTCTAGTTTGGGCTCATGTTCGAGCTTTTAGGATTAATTAAAACAAGGACGTTAAGGGCCGCATCAACGCAGGCATTGACTACTAGGTATTTTATTTATGCCATGCAGATTAGGCTTCTACAAAAAAATTAGCCAGCTCTTTTTAGAGTGCTTTTTTAGAAAGGTCTCTTTTCTAGAGAGCTCTTATGAAGAAAGCCGATTAAAGAAAAAAGTCTTTAATACCGAAATATGGGACACGAAAATAGTGAATACAGCAATCGCTCGCCGAGTGGCCAAGCAGGTTTATCACGCGAAATCTCTGACGTTAATGGAATGGATGTTTCGCTTGTCGGTCGATATTTTACTGGCGGTCGTGACTATTATATTAGTCACCGGATTACTCTCCCATTTCATACCTCAACTTCTCAACTCAGCCAAACGGGCAGAGTCAGATTTTATGTTGACGTCAGCGCGAGTCGATTGGATAACCTTGAGTGCCCATGATGGTTCAATCATCATGGATGACAAAGAGAACGACGTATGTTGGACCGTCGCGCAACAAAACTATTCACACCCTGAGCGAGACGACAAAGCGTGTCGAGTCGAAACCAATCAGTTAACGATTTTAGTTAAAAATAAACAACAACAAGAACTGGGATATACCTATGTTTTTAAACAAAGTATGCCGCTGTCTCCAATTAAGACAGTTCGACTTCCTTATGTAAAAGCCGATCAATAACAACAAGGATTCCTATGAGCCGACCATTGTCTGCAAATGTAGATTTTGTCGCGAGATTGCTGACACAAATCTACTCAGAAAAAAAGACTTTGCTCTCGCTTTAGACGAGTTAAAGCAAGAAGATGACTTAGATGTACAATCGCACTTACGTCGATTAGAAGAACTTTATGCCGTGCACAAGTCATGGTCGAAAGCTTGCGAAGCTTGGGCACCTAATCATCCATTAAACTTACTTTTGCAAGATAAAAGCTTAAAGTCATCTCGACTCGCCGCCGTTAGTAATGCTTTGCTTAGTAAAGACCAAGTTTTTACAACCATCACCACCCAACTCATTCTTAATTTAAGCTACTTATTAGTGTTGTTGGTTTTAGTGACCATTATCCATGCAACTATGAATCTATTTGTTCTGCCCCAGTTTAATGAGATTTTCGAGTCCTTTGGATCAGAGTTACCGTCGTTCTCATTGTTTACACTAGAGTTCAGCAGCGTGCTGACGGTGTTGTTAATTCTTCTAACTATTTTACTTTTTATTGTCAGCTTTAGTCTAAAAAAGGCCCAACGACTCAACCATAAACCGAGTTGGATAGTCAGGTTAATACCTCCGGTCGCTGCCATTTACAGCAACAGCCAGAAACTCGAGAGAACCATTGCTGACTTTGCCTATCCGAAACACTCAGAGTCAACCGACTCCGATCAAGAAAAACGCATTGCGCTGGCCGAGAAGTTTGCTATTGGCGATCAAGAAGTTGCGCTGATCACTTCAGATTTGTTGAGCGAATTTGAACGCAAGGCTTTATTTAAGAGCCGACTATTAACCGTCACAGTGCAGTTATTAGTCGTGTATACCATCGCCTCATTACTGATTGCATTTTACTTACCCATATTTCAACTAGGAGTTATCCAATGAATCAAGTCAAAGGATTCACTTTAATCGAATTAATGATTGTCGTTTCGATCATTGGTATTTTGGCTGCCATAGCACTGCCAGCTTATCAAGCTTACGTTATTCGTGCTCAAATTGTGGAAGGGTTTACCCTTAGCGAAGAACTTAAACCGGCCATCAAAGAGTTTTACAAAGATCGTGGACGCTTTCCAAAAGACAATCGAGAAGCAGGACTACCTGAAGCCAATAAACTGATCGGCAATTATGTCAGCGGCGTTGAAATTAGTGACGGCGCTATTCATATTACTTTTGGTCAAAAAATTAACTTGCACATCAAAGATAAAGTGATGAGTATTCGGCCTCTCGTTGTCACTGGCAGTCCAATGAGCCCAATGAGTTGGCTTTGCGGTAATGGAGAAACGCCCAATGGTATGGAGCCGATTGGCGAAAATAAGACATCACTAGAGCATGTCTACATGCCTTCAGCCTGTCGTGGTTATCCTTAAGCGCATCTTGATTCTTACGTTGAAAACCTTTTGTTTTCTAACATAAAAAAAAGGCGCATGAAGCGCCTTTTTTTATTGCACAATGACTCTCAGTTACTCAGGCTTCGCAGAGTCTCTATCAGCCAAGCCTCCTTCAGCAGAATCCCCCTCACCAGAATCTCTTTCAGCATGTTCACTCTTTGAAGAATTATCCGCTGCAGAATTATCCGTTGAAGAATTATCCGTTGAAGAATCAAGTTCTCCATCTTGATGGTTAGACGACTGAGTAGACGACATGGCTTTGTTTGCAGCTGGCTGCTTTTTAGGGGTTTTCGGTCGACTGCGTAAAAACTCCGACTCATTAAGCACGCTCCATCCCCATTTTATCCATTTAACGATTGAGAAAGCTAACCAAAGAGCCCAGGCCAACATCAGTGTTTTAAAGACCCACAGAGGCAAAGAATAAATCGCCACGTCTGGAATCGCTCCACTGCTCTTATCGAGGTACCATTGCAACAAGTACCCGTTCGAACCATTCCCCATAATTCCCATATCAGGACGGCTTAATAGCCCCATTGGTATTGCGACTAACAAACTAATAATGGTGAGCACACTAAATATTGCCAGTAAAATCTGGGCAACATTGAAACCATCGACGCCTAGCTTATCGCGGAATCGACCATGGGCAGCAAGCGCCAACATCCACACGGTGACCAACACCAACAATCCCCAACTCTGCATGCTCAAACCCAACCCTAGCAGCAACCACTGATAGGCTTTAATCGGAAGGATTTTGGTTCGCCATAAAATTAACGCCAAGGCTAAAAAGGCAAGCAGTTCTCCCCAATAAATAATGGCCGGACCAATAACTGGGCCGCTGGTCCAAATAATCCAACGGTCGCTCGGTACCTTCCAACTAATGGATAAATTGCTGACCGGAGCTTTTAAATCTATCTCAGGTAAACTCGAATAGAAGCTCATGTTTTGGTTACGTGTCCAATGCAACATCAACTGATGTTGCCCTGGTGCGGTCGTGTAGTCGACATCTCCTTCTTGCAGTTGCAAATACACTTCACTGCCATCGAGCCATGACTTAAGATGATCTCCTTCACCTAATCTTAAACTACTTTGTCCACCGCGAGAACTGCGATATTGTGTCGAGAGTTTTAGCGATTCTTGCAGTTGCCCTGGCGTGACCATCAACTCAAGTTTATCGAATGCCAAACTTTCTCCTTCTATCGGCTTCGGAGCTTCCAGATTAAGCGTTAAGGATTCACCTTTACGCGGCAAATAACGGAA from Pleionea litopenaei includes:
- a CDS encoding pilin; this encodes MNQVKGFTLIELMIVVSIIGILAAIALPAYQAYVIRAQIVEGFTLSEELKPAIKEFYKDRGRFPKDNREAGLPEANKLIGNYVSGVEISDGAIHITFGQKINLHIKDKVMSIRPLVVTGSPMSPMSWLCGNGETPNGMEPIGENKTSLEHVYMPSACRGYP